A segment of the Acidimicrobiales bacterium genome:
GTCGGCCAGGGCCTCGGCGAAGGGGTGCCAGCCGAGGCTGACGAACAGCCGGTCACGGCCGTAGTCCTCGTAGTTGCCGGGCTCCTCGCCGACCACCGGGACCACGCCGGTGCCGGACTTGCCGGTCGACTCGGCGAGGAGCTGCTCGACCCAGAGCCCGAACGACGAGATCTCCTCGGGGAGCAGCAGGGTGACCTTGTCGAAGCCGTTGCGGGCGCCGGCGCCGAGGATGGCGCCGAGGCGCAGCGCCGGGTTCTCGGTGGGGTCGCCGCCCGGGGCCAGGCCCTCCCGCATGACGGCCGCGGCGGCGAGCAGGCCGTCGACGTCGACCCCCTGGAGGGCGGCCGGCACCAGCCCGAAGTACGAGAGCGCGGAGTAGCGGCCGCCGATGTCGGCCCGGTTCTCGAACACCACCCGGAAGCCCCGCTCCCTGGCCAGGACGGCGAGCTCGGAGCCGGGGTCGGTGACGGCGCCGAAGCGGGCCGGGTCGTCCTCCCTCGCCCAGAAGTGGTCGAGGTGGCTGCGGGTCTCGACGGTCGTCCCCGACTTCGACGACGCCAGGAAGAACGTCGCGTCCTCGGTCGTGTCCTCCGCCACGCGGCGGACGGCGGCCGGGTCGGTCGTGTCGAGCACGCGGACCCGCAGGCCGCCGTCGCCGACCGGGAACGACCGGGCCAGCACCTCGGGGAACAGGCTGGAGCCACCCATCCCCATCACGACGGCGTCGGCCGCCCCCTCGCCGGCCAGGCCGGCGGCGAACTCGCGGAGGTCGCCGGCCCGCTCCTGCATCTCGCCGACCACGTGGAGCCAGCCGAGCCGGTCGGCCACCTCGGTGGGGTCGTCCTGCCAGAGGGTCGAGTCGCCGGCGAAGGCACGGGCCACGGCGTCGCGGGCGGCCAGGTCGGCCATCGCCGCGGTCGCCGCCTCCCGGAGCGGCCCGAGGAGCTCGTCGTCCCTGGGCTCGGAGGGGGATGAGGGCATGCGCCCATCATGGCGGGTGCGGCAGGGGCCGGAGACCCGGCCCCCGCCGCCACGCCCTACAGCTCGCTGCGGTCGAACCAGGCGATGGGCGGGTCGTGGTCCGACACGCTCGCCGACAGGTTCGGGTCGTCCTCGTAGAGGGTGCCGTAGCGGGCGTCGAAGTGGGCGATGTCCGCCTCGACGAACGCGCGCCGCAGGTTGCCGCCGACCATCAGGTGGTCGAGGACCTGGGCGTTGCCCTGGAAGATGTACGTCCAGCGCTCGGGCACGGGCAGGGTGAGCACGACGTTGCGGAGCGAGTGCGTCGGGCTCGACATGATGATCGTCACCGGGCTCGTCCCCTCGCCCGGCTCCGGGAACGGGAAGTCGTTGAGGTCCCCGCCGACGATCACGTCGATGCCCGGGTGGGCGGCGAACACGACGTCGTCGAGGTACTCGCGGACGTACTCGGCCTGGAGCTTGCGCTGGATCTCGCTCACCCGGGTGGGCGGCTGGTTGGTGCCGAACAGCGGGTCGTCGCCGCCCTTCGACGCCAGGTGGTTGACGATGACGACGATCGGCTCGCCGTCCACGGTGAGCTCGCCGACGAGCGGCTCCCGGCTGTCGTTGAAGGCGCCGAGCCCGTCGAAGACGTGCTCGTCGTCCGGCTTGGCCGGCGTGTTCCCGTCGCCCTCGGTGGTGAGGTAGTAGCTCTCGAGCGTGATGCCCCGGTCGGTCCGCCACATCAGCCCCTGCTCGATGCTGCGGTCGTCGGTGGCCTCCCGGCTCACGGCGTCGTACGGGCAGCCGAGGTCGGCCAGCCGCGGGATCACCGCCTGGGCGTTGGTGCCGAGCACCTCGCCCTCGGCGTCGCCGGTGAGCACGGTGGCGTTCTCGATCTCCTCGACGAGGAGGACGTCGGGGCACTTGAGCTCGTCGTGGACGGCGAGGGTGAGCTTGGACATCTTCACCTCGACCTCGGCGGCCGAGAGGATGGGGCTGTCCGCCTTGTTCGGGTCGTCCACCGCGTCCATGGCGTTCTCCATGTTGAACGTCACGACGCTGAGCTCCCCCGGGGCGGTGGCCCGCACCGCGTTGGCGCCCGGCGCCGGCGGCCCCTGGCGGAACACGATCGAGGCCTCGGGGTCGGTGTCGGGCTGGAGCCGGAACAGCGAGAACTGGTAGTCGACCACGCCGGTGAGGTCGTCGAGCAGGTCGCCGGCGGCCACGGCCACCTGGCCGGTCTCGCTGCCGGCGGTCACGACGCGGGTGTTGTCGCCGCCGCCGACCCTCGTCTCGTCGTCCACGGTGAGGCGCTCGGTGTTGTAGTCGACCTCGTCGCCGGTCAGCCGGCGCAGCACCATCACGCCGGTGGGCTGGTAGCCGAACCGGGGCTTGGCGTCGGGCCGGGCGACGACGGTGAACTCGCCGAAGGTGTTGGTCGGGCCGACGACGCGCGGGGAGTCGACGACGACCCGCATGCCCTCGAGCCGCTCCCAGTAGACGATGCCGGGCATCAGCCGCTGGTCGCTCGGGGCGTCCACGGGCACCGGGTTCGGCAGGGCGGCCGTGCCGGTGGGCTTGATGGTCGGCGCGGTCAGCTCGGTGATCGTGAGGTCGACGGTGCCGGACCGGCGGAACTCGGACACGAAGCCCTCGACGAGCAGCTTGTCGCCGACGGCGACGAGCGGGACCGATGAGGTGAACACGAACAGGCCGTCGGAGGTCGACGGGTCGCCGTCGCCGTCGGGGTCCTGGATGAAGAAGCCGTTGCCGAGCACCGAGGTGACCACGCCGCGCGTCGCGACCTGCTGGCCGACCAGCGGGGACGTGAGCGTGTCCTCGCCGTTGGTCTGGCCCTGGATGGCCATCGGGGTGATCACGTGGACCACCTCGACGTCGAACGTGCACGTCTCGGTCTGGGGCGTGGCGTCGTCGTTGGTGAAGGTGACCTCGACGACGTAGGTGCCGGCGGGGACGCCGGCGCTCACCGTGACGATGGCCTGGAGCTCGCCGCCGGGGCCGGCCGCCGGGTCGACCTGGGTGACCTCGATGGTGCCGGGTGACGGGTCGGGGGTGACGTCGGTGACGTCCGCGTCGACCACCGCGCTGTCCGGGTCGGTGGCCGTGACGTGCTGCTCACCGGGGTCGCCCTCCTCGACCAGCAGGTCCTCCCCGCAGTCGGCCGAGATGCCGCCCGAGTTGCAGGGCGTGTCGGGGGACTGGGTGTTCCGCGGGCTCGGCGTGGCGACGACGAAGTCGGAGGCGTTGTTGTTCGTGTCGAGGCAGCCGTCCTCCTTGCGGATGGCGGCGGTCGTGTTCGACAGCGTGCCGGTCGGGCCGCTGCCCTCGAACAGGTTGGCCGAGCCGTAGCCCACCAGGTCGACGACGTGGGCCAGCTGCGTCGCGCCGCACGGCGTGGCGGCGGCGCCGCAGTTGAGGCTCGTGGTGTCATCGACGAGGGCGACCTTGCCGGCCGAGCTGGACATGAAGATCGGGGTGGGGTCGACGAAGTCCGGGGTCGGCAGCGGCGAGCCGACGTTCGCGGTCGACGACTCCTGCACGAGGTAGTGCTCGCCGGGCGCCAAGGTGACGCTCGGCAGGTCGGTGATCCCAGAGCCGAAGTTGCCCGTGCTGCTGCCGTACTGGATCGACCAGCCCGTGAACGTCACCGGG
Coding sequences within it:
- a CDS encoding lamin tail domain-containing protein, with translation AAGYLPLAAPPVAAATAAPADDVVISQVYGGGGNSGATYTHDFVELFNQGDGPVTFTGWSIQYGSSTGNFGSGITDLPSVTLAPGEHYLVQESSTANVGSPLPTPDFVDPTPIFMSSSAGKVALVDDTTSLNCGAAATPCGATQLAHVVDLVGYGSANLFEGSGPTGTLSNTTAAIRKEDGCLDTNNNASDFVVATPSPRNTQSPDTPCNSGGISADCGEDLLVEEGDPGEQHVTATDPDSAVVDADVTDVTPDPSPGTIEVTQVDPAAGPGGELQAIVTVSAGVPAGTYVVEVTFTNDDATPQTETCTFDVEVVHVITPMAIQGQTNGEDTLTSPLVGQQVATRGVVTSVLGNGFFIQDPDGDGDPSTSDGLFVFTSSVPLVAVGDKLLVEGFVSEFRRSGTVDLTITELTAPTIKPTGTAALPNPVPVDAPSDQRLMPGIVYWERLEGMRVVVDSPRVVGPTNTFGEFTVVARPDAKPRFGYQPTGVMVLRRLTGDEVDYNTERLTVDDETRVGGGDNTRVVTAGSETGQVAVAAGDLLDDLTGVVDYQFSLFRLQPDTDPEASIVFRQGPPAPGANAVRATAPGELSVVTFNMENAMDAVDDPNKADSPILSAAEVEVKMSKLTLAVHDELKCPDVLLVEEIENATVLTGDAEGEVLGTNAQAVIPRLADLGCPYDAVSREATDDRSIEQGLMWRTDRGITLESYYLTTEGDGNTPAKPDDEHVFDGLGAFNDSREPLVGELTVDGEPIVVIVNHLASKGGDDPLFGTNQPPTRVSEIQRKLQAEYVREYLDDVVFAAHPGIDVIVGGDLNDFPFPEPGEGTSPVTIIMSSPTHSLRNVVLTLPVPERWTYIFQGNAQVLDHLMVGGNLRRAFVEADIAHFDARYGTLYEDDPNLSASVSDHDPPIAWFDRSEL